From the genome of Primulina eburnea isolate SZY01 chromosome 12, ASM2296580v1, whole genome shotgun sequence, one region includes:
- the LOC140806870 gene encoding uncharacterized protein, with protein sequence MDQLFESLEYPDDRRIKLVVHQLLDVAKSWWIMTKKALEGRGTIVTWDIFKSEFYQRFFPTSYRKDRGSEFANLKQGNLNVEEYVAKFSNLLRFSPHVASDEEAKADHFINGLNPDIFTLVNTGRPKTFFEALDRAKGAEIGIIR encoded by the coding sequence ATGGATCAGTTATTTGAATCTCTTGAATATCCAGATGATCGTAGAATCAAGTTAGTTGTTCATCAGCTATTGGATGTTGCTAAGAGTTGGTGGATCATGACCAAGAAAGCTTTAGAGGGCCGAGGTACGATTGTTACTTGGGATATCtttaaatctgaattttatcagcgtttctttcctacCTCTTACAGGAAAGATAGGGGATCCGAGTTTGCAAATTTAAAGCAGGGAAATCTgaatgttgaggaatatgttgctaAGTTCTCGAATTTACTGAGATTTTCACCTCATGTAGCATCTGATGAAGAAGCTAAGGCTGATCacttcataaatggtcttaaCCCTGATATCTTTACACTGGTTAATACTGGAAGGCCTAAAACTTTTTTTGAGGCTCTTGatcgagccaagggagctgaaaTCGGAATCATTAGGTAG